One Flexistipes sp. DNA segment encodes these proteins:
- a CDS encoding radical SAM protein — translation MLINLDTENIVKVGDRLFFEDALTHLRPYQQLRNDINSLGLEIADYDDELADKKNLLIDALRQKGAEFRNNNASIHINFLSKACIECKKGNKSITFFYSLACNRDCYFCSNKNQESYDYYVHNQRDILSELDQIKNIETLRAVAVTGGEPLLDTEKLFHILSSVNKKCPVAHTRLYTNGDLIDYNILENLQRNNLNEIRFSVKPDENGKLDESKIHKIILAKKYIPEVVVEMPVIPGSLYEMRNLLDVLNKNEITGVNLLEFLFPWVNPEEYIKRGFKIKNRPYKIFYSYTYAGGLPISGSEEECLELLLHGLENNYSIGLHYCSLENKLTSQIYSQNSGIKTLPYEIFSDKDFFIKSAKAYGNNAKRVKNTFDKCQKKIFYNYNPELGTIEFNPKDIKKLQQDIEVAVSYNIVEEQLNQKVLKEIKLDLTYPRIFEIENDI, via the coding sequence ATGCTGATAAATTTAGATACAGAAAATATTGTTAAAGTTGGTGACAGACTTTTTTTTGAAGATGCCTTAACACATTTGAGGCCTTACCAACAATTAAGAAACGATATAAATTCATTAGGACTTGAAATTGCAGATTACGATGATGAATTAGCTGATAAAAAAAATTTATTAATTGATGCACTCAGGCAAAAAGGTGCTGAATTTAGAAATAACAATGCTAGTATTCATATAAATTTTTTGTCAAAAGCCTGTATAGAATGTAAAAAAGGTAACAAATCAATAACTTTTTTCTATTCACTAGCGTGCAATAGAGATTGTTATTTTTGTAGTAATAAGAACCAAGAAAGTTATGATTATTACGTGCACAACCAGAGGGATATACTATCAGAACTAGATCAGATAAAAAATATTGAAACATTAAGAGCAGTGGCAGTGACGGGTGGTGAGCCATTGTTAGATACAGAAAAATTATTCCACATACTTTCCTCTGTAAATAAAAAATGCCCAGTGGCTCACACCCGTCTTTATACAAATGGAGATTTAATAGATTACAATATTTTAGAGAATTTACAAAGAAATAATTTAAATGAAATAAGGTTTAGCGTCAAACCGGATGAAAATGGTAAATTAGATGAGAGTAAAATTCATAAAATTATTTTAGCTAAAAAGTATATCCCTGAAGTTGTTGTCGAAATGCCAGTTATACCAGGTTCTCTATATGAGATGAGGAATTTATTAGATGTTCTGAATAAAAATGAAATAACAGGCGTTAATTTGCTTGAATTTCTTTTCCCTTGGGTTAACCCGGAAGAGTATATAAAAAGAGGTTTCAAAATTAAAAATAGACCTTACAAAATCTTTTATTCTTATACATATGCAGGTGGACTTCCTATAAGTGGTAGTGAAGAAGAGTGTTTAGAATTGTTATTGCATGGGCTGGAGAATAATTATTCTATTGGCCTGCATTATTGCTCATTGGAAAATAAACTAACTTCACAAATCTATAGCCAAAATTCAGGCATCAAAACACTTCCATATGAAATTTTTTCTGACAAAGATTTTTTTATAAAATCTGCCAAAGCCTATGGCAATAATGCTAAGCGAGTTAAAAATACATTTGATAAATGTCAGAAAAAAATATTTTATAATTATAACCCAGAGTTGGGAACAATTGAGTTTAATCCTAAAGATATTAAAAAACTAC